The following DNA comes from Meleagris gallopavo isolate NT-WF06-2002-E0010 breed Aviagen turkey brand Nicholas breeding stock chromosome 13, Turkey_5.1, whole genome shotgun sequence.
CCTGCAGAAGCCTCAGCAGGCGACAGAACCTCTCAAATTTTCTCCTGAGCCAGTGCTGGAACGCAGCAGAAGGAACGCTCCCCTCCCTGCAGGCAGGAAACACGGGTGGCCGGGCTCTGCCCACGGAAACGCTGCGCAGCAGCACGAGAGGCCCCAGGCACAGagcttcctgcagctgcagctccacgGGGCTTCTGCAGCGCTCAGGGCCTCCTcgggtgctgcctgcagcagccacaTTTGCTCCTGTGAATCGCTCACCGGTTCTCGTGGATTTCCATTTTTGAGAGAATCGGGAAAACGCCTGGTTACATTCATTCAAAAAGGGTTCCAGCACACCTGGgctttcagcacagcagcagggtgaGATGcaccctgcagacacccaaaTTTGCCACCTGATTTGGCACACAGCAGATTaccttggaaaggaaaatactttttttttttNNNNNNNNNNNNNNNNNNNNNNNNNNNNNNNNNNNNNNNNNNNNNNNNNNNNNNNNNNNNNNNNNNNNNNNNNNNNNNNNNNNNNNNNNNNNNNNNNNNNTTGGGGTGCGGGGCTGAGGTGGCCGAGGCCCCACGGTTGTCCCTGTCCCGCAGGCTGCGGCGTGCCTGCCATCACGCCCGTCATCCGCGGCTACAACCGCATCGTCAACGGGGAGCCGGCGGTGCCCCGGGTCCTGGCCCTGGCAGGTGTCCCCTGCAGGTGAGCGCCCACCAGAATGGGTGGCgatgatggggatggggatggggatggggatggggatggggatagggaaggagatggggatggggaaggggatggggatggggaaggggcTAGGaatggagatggggaagggCCCACACGGTTGTGGGGCTGACAGCCGCTCTCTCCGGCAGCGCTATGGCAACTTCCACTTCTGTGGTGGGTCGCTGATCAGCGAGGAATGGGTGGTCACCGCTGCCCACTGTGGGGTCAGGTAAGCGTGGGGCAGCCTTGGGGCGGACGCGGAACCGGGGCTGTCCGTGTTCCCGGGGCTCAGCGCCTGCCCTGCCCAGGACCACCGACACCGTGGTGCTGGGCGAGTACGACCAGGAGACGGCCTCCAGTGATGTGCAGAGGTTGGGCGTCGCCAAGGTACTGCCAGCGTTGGGCCGCGTGCCTGCAGGTGCCGAGCTCAGTGCTGGCGGCGCTGCAGGGATGGGTGCCCCACGTCCACGGGGTTGGGTCCTCTCATGGTCCTCATTCCCCTTTGTATGAGGACTCGCATCCCCACAGAGTCCTTCTTCGTGGTGCTGGGTCCCTCTGGGCCCTCGGGTTTGGGTCCCAGTGCCATCCCCGGTTCCGCAAGGATGGAGCTCTGCCCAGCGGGCCCCCATCAGTCCCCGTGCTGATGGGATCCCTGCCTGGGTCCTGGGGTCCCCTCCAGCGCTGGCTTTGTGGTCCCCACCCCCAGggcagctgtgagcacagtgggtCCCCATGCATCCCCCAGCACGCAGTGCCCCACTCGGGGTGCGGGCGCTGTCAGTGCTGCCGCTGCCGCAGGTCTTCCGGAACCCCAACTACAGCGCGCTGACCATCCGCAACGACATCGCGCTGATCAAGCTGGCCACCCCAGCGCAGCTGAACGCCCGCGTGGCGCCCGTCTGCCTGCCCCAGGCCACCGACGACTTCCCCGGGGGCCTGACCTGCGTCACCACGGGCTGGGGGCTCCTCAACGCCAACGGTACCGTGGCCGTGGCCCCCTCCCCGTCTTTACCCCCAGCCCCGGGCTGAGCCGGCACTGATGGATGCCTCCCGCTCTCCGACAGATGCAAACACGCCGGCCATCCTGCAGCAAGCGGCCCTTCCCCTGCTCACCAACGCGCAGTGCAAGCAGTACTGGGGCTTCCGCATCTACGACGTGATGGTGTGCGCCGGGGCCGATGGAGCCTCCTCCTGCTCGGTGGGTGCCCCTGCCCCAAAGCGCAGCCCCAAACCCCCGGCTCCCCGTGCCCGCGGCCCCCCCGGCTCCGCAGCCGCATCCTCACCCCTCTGCCCGCAGGGTGACTCCGGGGGCCCGCTGGTGTGCCAGAAGGACGGCGCCTGGACGCTGGTGGGCATCGTCTCGTGGGGCAGCAGCACCTGCTCCACCTCTGTGCCCGCTGTCTACGCTCGTGTCACCGAGCTCCGCGAATGGATCGACTCCGTGCTGGCGGCCAACTGAGTCCCAAATAAAGTTCCTCTCCCCTAAGATGTCTTTGTGTCcttgctgcagccctgggctgtGCATGGCTGGCCTGAAGCAGGACATGTGGGTGGATATGGGGATACCAACGGAGGTGTGGGGACACCTGGGTGGGTGTGGGTCTTTGGCCGGCTGGGCATGGAGACACCAGGTTGGGCACAGGAACAGCTATGTGAGAGGAGACGTGGGGATGTGCCTGCTGTGTGGACAGCTGGCTGTAATGTTGTGGGGCCCACCAGGCGAGCAGCGCTGCTCTCTGACCCCGACGCGCAGGGCAGGGCCGTGTGGCTGCGGTCAGATAACGCTGTGCAGGCCTCTGTTCAGTGCCTGGAGCCACCTTAACGCTGGGCGGGAGGGGACTGGGGAACACGGAGCCATGCGCAGCCCCGGGCACAGCTCCAGGCCCAACATGGCCCTGCGGCACGCGCTGCAGCTGGTGTGGGCCGTGGGACGGCGCGGGTGCTGCAGCCAGGTGGGTGTGACGGGGGCTGTGAGGGGTCACACGCTGACCCTGACCACTTGCTGACAGGACCCCCTCCCGCAGCACCCGCTGCCCCCTGGCCTGCTGCAGGCCCTGCGCTCCGTGGCGGGGGATCCCAACGTCTCGGTGGCGGAAGCGGTGCGGCAGCAGCACGGGCACGATGAGTCCATGCAcaggtggggctgggggcagcacCGTGGGGCCGTGCTGCGCCTTGGGGCCGGCGATGAGCGCTGTGCCCCACACCAGGTGCGCACCCCCCGACGCCGTGGTGTGGCCCCGAGAcgtggagcagctgcaggagatggTGGCCCTCTGCTACCAGCACCGCGTGCCGATGGTGCCCTTTGGTACTGGCACCGGCCTGGAGGGCGGTGTCAACGCCGTGCAGGTacgcagcccccagcccccccaACACCCCCACCGCCTGCTGCTGCccgtgccatgctgtgctgtgccagggCGGTGTCTGCTTCGACCTGAGTCGCATGGCCGCCATCTCGGAGCTGAGCGTTGAGGACTTCTCGGTGGCGGTGGAGCCCGGCGTCACCCGCAAGGCTCTCAATGCCCATCTGCGTGGCACTGGGCTCTGGTTCCCTGTCGGTACTGGGGGTGCTGGGCAGCGTGGGGTGACACTCAGGGCTGGATCGAGGGGTCTGGggtgctgggagcactgggaatgCGTGGGAACAATGGGATGgtgggggatgtggggagaacTTGGAGCCCTGTGTTTGTCCATGTGGCCAAGGGTGCAGGGAGCGCTGGGTACACTGGGATGCCAGAGTTTCCCATGGGGACTGCggtgctgggagcactgggagggctGGGGGTGGCTGCAGAGAACttggagctcttggagcactGGGGTTGCCCGTGTGGCCAAGGGTGCTGGGGGTACTGGGGTGTCTGGGGAGAACCTGGAATACTGGGAGCATTGGGATATTCCATAGGGCCAAGggtgctgggagcactggggtgGCTGGGGAGATCTTGGGATACTGGGAGCATGGGCATATTCCATGTAGCTAATggtactgggagcactgggagcactgggaagcCATATCATAGGGACAAGGgcactgggagctgtgggaTGGCTGGGGAGATCTTGGAGTGCTGGGAGGACTGGAAGCACTGGCATTGTCCGTATTGCCAGGggtgctgggagcactgggagcagtgggatggctggggctgctgggaagAACTGGGAGCACATAGAGCACTAGGAGCACTGGGGTTGCCTATGTAGCCAAGGGTACTGCAAGCACTGGGAGTGCTGGGATGGCTGGGGCTGCTTGGGGACTTTATTTATTGTGGGCACATACGGCCAGTATTGCTGGGAACACTGGGAGGGCTGGGGCTGATGGGGAGCACTGGGCTTTCCCACATGACCAAGGGTGCTGGAAGCACTGGGGTGGATGGAAATGCCCACGGGGCCAGCGGTACCACGAGACAAGGtgtgctggcagggctgggctgctaGGGATGCTGGGGGTGCCCgcagagctgggtgctgtgGGGAGTGCTTGGTGCAATAGAGGCAGGCGTGGGGTGGGGGTGCACAAGGGCTGGGGGTGGCAGGGTCCCAGGGGTTCCCGGCCCCAGGGGTGCCACGTGCTGGTGGTGCCGCTGACCCCCGGGCACACTGGGTCCTCTGCTACTACCGCAGACCCCGGGGCGGACGCCTCGCTGTGCGGCATGGCGGCCACGGGCGCCTCTGGCACCAACGCCGTGCGCTACGGCACCATGCGGCCCAACGTGCTCAACCTGCGCGTGGTGCTGCCGGACGGCAGCCTGCTGCACACCGCCGGGCCCGGGCGCAGCGCCAGGTATGGGGTgatggatggggccatgggccGGGATGCCCGGCACCCGCTCACCTCTCCCTGCACAGGAAGAGCGCGGCTGGCTACGACCTGACCTCCCTGTTTGTGGGATCCGAGGGCACCCTGGGCTTCCTGACGCAGGCGACGCTGCGCCTGCACCCCCTGCCTGAGGCTGTCATCTCCGCTGCCTGCACCTTCCCAGCGTGCGGGATGCTGTGGGCTGCACCGTGCAGGTGCTGCAGGCGGCCGTGCCTGTGGCACGCATtggtgggtgctgctgggagagagggggtgggatggggacaggatgggatgggatggggacgAGAGGGGGATGATAACAGGGATGGGGATCGGGAAACCTGacagtggcctttcagtatctaaaggggctgtaagaaagatgGGACAGACACTTTAGTGGGGTGTGttttgataggacaaggggaaatggcttcaaactaagAGGGGAGATTCAAATTGGAGctaaggaagaagttcttcataCTCagggcggtgaggcagtggcacaggctgcacacagagctggtgctgccccatccctgcagacagccaaggtcagggaacggggctgtgagcactgctggagctgtgggtgtccctgctcagcgCAGGGAGTGCGagcagatggcctttaaggttCTTTCATACAcaaaatattctatgattctatgcactGAGAATAGGCATGGGACTGGGAGATGGTGAGAGATGGGGACATAGGTGAGATTTGCACGAAATGAGGACAGGACAAGAAGTAGCAAGGATGCAGATGGGAAAGGAACAGGATGAGGATGGTTACACTGAcaggaatgggatggggatggtaCATGGATGGGAAGGAGTgtggagatgggatggggatggagacaGGGAGGGACTGGGGATGGGAACAGGACAACCTCAGCGGCGTCCCCAGCTGcctcctccctgcagagctcctggaCGAGGTGATGGCGGGCGCCTGCAGCCGCTACAGTCGGCTGGAGCTGCCCGAGGTGGCCATGCTCTTCCTGGAGCTGCACGGCTCCCAGCGCGgcctggctgagcagcagcagcaggcggGTAGGGacagagatggggaagggggggaTCTGGGCTTGGGGAGGGCTGCCCGTGGTGGGGGCACGGTGGGGTCCTGGGTGCAGCATGGTgactggcagctgctgtgaTCACTCGCCGTCTCCCACCACCGCAGAGGAGCTGGTGCAGCTGCATGGCGGCTCTGTCCTGTCCTGGGCACAAGCACCAGAGGAACGTGAGCGGCTCTGGGCTGCACGGCACAACGCCTGGTTCGCAGCCCTGGCCCTGCGGCCCGGCTGCCAGGTGAGGTCTGGCAGCGCCGTGTCCCCTCTTTGTCCCCATCCCTGAGCCCGTTCCCAGCACCACATCCAGCCATGCCCACCCAGGGCTACTCCACTGACGTCTGCGTGCCCATCTCCCGCCTGCCTGACGTCGTGCTGGAGACCCAGCGGGACCTGCAGGACTCCGGCCTCACTGGTgagcaccaccaccaccaccactccCTGTTGGGCACCGTGCCCCAAGCCCCGCtcacccccatccccacagGCCCCATGGTGGGACACGTAGGTGATGGTAACTTCCACTGCATCCTTGTCTTCTGTGCCGACGACCCGGATGAGGCGCAGCGCGTGCATGACTTCACCGAGCGCTTGGGCAGGTGGGGCCAAAGCACCAGGTGGGCACGGGGCTCCCAGGACGGCCCCACGATGACAGctgtgtccctgtccccaggCGGGCGCTGGCTGCGGGCGGCACCTGCACCGGGGAGCACGGCGTGGGGCTGGGCAAGCGGGCGCTGCTGCGCGAGGAGCGGGGTGCCGTGGGGCTGGCGGCCATGCCCCGCATCAAGGACGCGCCAGACACCCTCCATNNNNNNNNNNNNNNNNNNNNNNNNNNNNNNNNNNNNNNNNNNNNNNNNNNNNNNNNNNNNNNNNNNNNNNNNNNNNNNNNNNNNNNNNNNNNNNNNNNNNCTGCCCTGCCCCACGCACTCGGCAAAGAGCGGGTGGCACGGGCAGAGCCCACCAGCGCCAGGCAGCCCAGCAGCCACAACAGAGCCATTGCCACTCGCAGGAGACAGGCTGGGCACGGGGCACAGCGCTTCTTATGGCCGCGGCCCTGCGCTGACCTTGTGCCGTGACCTCCAGAGATAGCACGGCACCGTGTGGGACCGGCACCTGGCACCACGGCCGTCATCCACCCCTGGGAACTGCCCCAGACTGCTTGGATGGGACCAGCCACTGCCAGGCGGCCTTCCTGGAAACGTCCCCAGTGGGCACCGTGCCTGTGTGCACCCACTGTGTGCTGGGTGTgcctggcagcctgctgcccgtGATGGAGGTGGTCCTGCTTCCGTGCACAGGTCTGCCGCAGCTGAGCTACCACTGCTGTAGGACTGAGTCCCTGCATGGTGCTTTGGCCAGCACAGGAGTTCAGCCTGCTGCATTTTGTCCTGAGAGTCAGAGCCCTGTGGTGTCACTCTTCCCTCATGCAGCGGGGATCATGCTCCCAGGGAGCTCTTGGTCCTCCTCATCCTTGGTTTTGGGTCTCTGTGGTGTCCACAGCACCCAAGGACTGGGTTCTGTCCCTCTGATCTCCACCATCGATTGGATCCCAAAGCTGTCCCAGCTGTCCTATGCCCAGTCTAGGGCAGTCCAGCAGAGCCCTGAGCATCATCCCAAGGTGCaggccagcagctgctgcaggagaacaTCACCCTTGGTGTCCCCATGgtccctgctcccagcactgcgCTGGCTACCTGTGCCGTCACTCCCATTTGCACCATGCAGAAGTGCTTCCCAACGTGCAGAGGGAGCCCAGTACTCAGTGCACCAGATCTCAGTCTATTCCTTGGAACCACACTCACATCCTGGCTCAGTCCCCATCAACACCAGGGACACCATTCTCACTGTGGTGGCAGGGAACACAGCCAGCTCACACTAAGCtggtgcccagcagcacagtgtcCACCACGGACACAGGAAGCAGGACCACCTCCATCacgggcagcaggctgccaggcACACCCAGCACACAGTGGGTGCACACAGGCACGGTGCCCACTGGGGACGTTTCCAGGAAGGCCGCCTGGCAGTGGCTGGTCCCCATCCAAGCAGTCTGGGGCAGTTCCCAGGGGTGGATGACGGCCGTGGTGCCAGGTGCCGGTCCCACACGGTGCCGTGCTATCTCTGGAGGTCACGGCACAAGGTCAGCGCAGGGCCGCGGCCATAAGAAGCGCTGTGCCCCGTGCCCNNNNNNNNNNNNNNNNNNNNNNNNNNNNNNNNNNNNNNNNNNNNNNNNNNNNNNNNNNNNNNNNNNNNNNNNNNNNNNNNNNNNNNNNNNNNNNNNNNNNGCCCTCcgggagctgctggagggcgCCCGGGGGGCGGTGGGCAACGCCGCCCAGGCCTCGGACCGCTCGCTGTACGCCAAGCTcagcaagcagctgcagaagatgGAGGAGGTCTACCAGGCCCTGGGGCGGCACAGCCAAGCTCTGGATGCGTGCCATTGGGCCCCCAGCGCCTTGGTGGCTGGCAAGCCGGGCACGGATGACTTGGAGCTCTTCGTCATGTACTCGCGCGGCGTGCCTGATGACACCAAGCAGCTCGCCTCCTTCCTGCATGGCAATGCTTCTCTGCTCTTCAAACGGCAAAGCCGGTGCCCGAGGGCAATGGCCACGGGCCCACACACCCCTCTGACAAGGCCAGCAGCATCCAGTCGCGGCCCCTGCCCTCCCCGCCCAAACTGCTAGCACAGGAGTCACCCGAGGGCCCATATGAGAACCACGAGAGTGGCTGGATGGAGGACTACGACTACGTGCACCTCCAGGTGGGTGCGGGCTGGGGGCACCCTGTGGCACTGGATGACATGGATGGGCTTTGTGTCTCCTCGCCCTCCTGCTGCGGCCCTGGGAACCGAGGGCATCCTGATGTGGGGCTGCGGAGCTCAGGGTTTGTGGTTTGGCCCCTTCTCATGCTTTTTCCTTACTTTCAGGGCAAGGAGGAGTTTGAGAAGACGCAGAAAGAGCTGCTGGAGAAAGGCAACATTATCCGGCAGAGCAAGGACCAGCTGGAACACCAGCAGGTAATGGGGCTGGGGAAAGGGCACGGCTCAGTGGAGACCCTGAGGTGGGGAGGGCAGCAGGTTTAGGCTCCTGCTCCCCATGTGCCCGTGGCCGTGAGTCCCCCATGGCTCTGCGCCGCACCGTCTGGCTGTCCTCTGATGCCAGAGGGGATTGGGGCACTGGTCCCATGCAGCATCCCTGGGACGCAGCCATCGCCGTGGGGCTCAGACGCCGCCCTGCCCGTCCTCACACCCATCTCTCCCCACAGCTGAAGCAGTTTGAGCGtctggagcaggaggtgacGCGGCCCATCGACAACGACCTGTCCAACTGGAGCCCTCCCCAGCACTATGGCCCTGCGCGGGGCGGGGGGCCCCTGTGTGCTGCCGACCGCCAGCTGCTCCTCTTCTACCTGGAGCAGTGCGAGGCCAACCTCACCACGCTCACCAACGCCATCGACGCCTTCTTCACTGCCGTCAGCACCAACCAGCCCCCCAAAATCTTCGTGGCCCACAGCAAATTCATCATCCTCAGCGCCCACAAGCTCGTCTTCATTGGCGACACGCTGTCCCGCCAGGCCAAGGCGCAGGACGTGCGGCACAAGGTGACACACTACAGCAACCTCCTGTGTGAGATGCTCAAGGAGATCGTGGTGAGCACCAAAGCTGCCGCGCTGCACTACCCGTCACCTGCTGCCTCCAAGGACATGGTGGAGCGCGTCAAGGACCTCGCCAACAGCACGCAGCAGTTCAGGATGGTGCTGGGCCAGCTGGCCGCCATGTGATGGCCCTGTGCCGCTGCCCCCCGCGGCCCTCTGCCCGGCGTAACAGACCTGTACATAGAGACTCACGCAGGGCTGAGGGGCCGTGGCCGTCATCCccttccctcctcttcctctcaacGTTGGTTTCAGAGCCACGCTCACAGTGCCAGGGGTGCAATTTCTCCCTGCTGTGTTCGTTCATCTGCTCCAGTTGAGATGGggctggcagtggggctgcCCCAGTGCCCTGGGACGACGCTGCAGGCTCCGTCGGCACATCAGCCAGCTGATGTAGCGCTGTGGCACAGACAGACCAAGCCAAGGAGCGGCGGCGAGGAGATGAAGAATGCTGTCCTGAGCAATGGGGGAGGGGGTGAGGGGCAGCCAGGGGGGATGAGGGGCTCGAACCTTTGCATTTCAAGTCTTGGTGGTTTTGCTGTACCGGCTGTAACTGAAATGCAAACCGACATTGGTGCCTTCTGAACACTGGCGAAGCTTCCTCCGGTTCCCGGAGCCGTGGAGTTGCAGCCGCCCCCAAAACTCAGCCCCCTGGTCCCACAGCAGCATAAAGATTTGCCTAGAAATGCCCCTGGTGcctggctgtgtgtgtgtggtgctGGGAGTGGCACCCTGTGGGAGCAGCTGGGGTGTCCTGTccccaaaaagcagcagtgctggagcatgGCTGGGATGCTACACGCTTTATGATAGAGCAATAACATGGGCTTGCTCATAGCATCTTGATGTGGAACAGGACGTGGCAATGGCCATGGGCACAAGCAGCAGCCAAgttgcagtgctgcacagcccacAGCCACCCACATTTTGCTGTGCTCATCTGGCACCTACACCCAGGCTGCAAtgaagctgctgtgcagaggGAGGCAGTGCCAGGGCAGTGGGTACCATGGTAGCCTTGGGCCACAGGCACCCAGAGTCGGAGTGTGGGCTCACAGGGCTTGCTGCAGTGCCCCAGCATGTACCTGGTGCACAGGACAGACCTGACTCTGTGCATCCACCCCCTGCCCTATTCCTGTGCTCCTGCCTCGGCTCCCACTGTGACCCCCAGCCCTGTTGCTGTGTGCCCAAGTGCCAGTCACCGTCCTCACTCAGGACCCAGCTGCATCCCGCACCGTGGGGACCACAACACCCGTGTGGCACCAGCCCCATCCCTatccctgctgctcagctgggcCACGTTGGGAGCCTTGCAGCTCCAGGAAGAGCATGGCCACCTCTGGCAGCTCCAGCTGGCTGTAGTGGCTGCAGGTGCCCACCATCATCTTGTCCAGGAGCTCTGCTAGGAGGAAAGAGGCAACCAGAAGATCTGTAGGGCTGTCCTGTCCGTGTCCCCATCTCCTGTCCTCATGTCcatcctgtcactgttacctTTCTCTTCCATCGTGTTCCTTCCCTGTCCCCACCCAATAATTGCCCATCCTTTGCCCGGACCTGTCCCACCAGCCctcccatccctgtcccatctccaccCAGGCCCTGTCTGTGTAGCCATCCCTATCACCATCTCATTTGTATTCCACGCATCCCATCTAACCTTGTACAATTCCAGTGGTTCCCATGGCTGCCATGTCACACGGTGGGGCGTTTGCTCGGGGTCTGCAATGGGGTGAGGGGACCCCGTGTGCCCCAGGGTCAGCAGCACTGCCGGCACATGGCACCCCTGGGGCTGGGAACCCCGGGGACACCTCAGTGACCCCTCTGGGTCCTTCACAGACACTTCAAGACCCTCAGTCCCATCcccccagctgcagcaccacATTCCCCACCGGCCCCAGTGCACACAGCGGTGGAGCCTGGCCCTGCGTCCCCTCCGTCCCCTCCGCCGGGCGTTAAGGTGGCTCCATGCGCTGCACAGCACTGCGCTGTGCACTGCCTGCCCCGCTGTGCTGCACGTGTGTCCCTGTGCCACCAGCACCAACCCGTGCTCAGTGGCCCTGCCCTGCGCGTGGGGATCAGAGCGCAGCGCTGCTCGCCTGGAGGCAAAAACAAAGACACGTTGGGGAAATTAAGCTTTATTTGGGACTCAGTTGGCCGCCAGCACGGAGTCGATCCATTCGCGGAGCTCGGTGACACGAGCGTAGACAGCGGGCACAGAGGTGGAGCAGGTGCTGCTGCCCCACGAGACGATGCCCACCAGCGTCCAGGCGCCGTCCTTCTGGCACACCAGCGGGCCCCCGGAGTCNNNNNNNNNNNNNNNNNNNNNNNNNNNNNNNNNNNNNNNNNNNNNNNNNNNNNNNNNNNNNNNNNNNNNNNNNNNNNNNNNNNNNNNNNNNNNNNNNNNNACACACGCGTGCCCTCTGCCCGCCCGGCGGCCGGGGGGGAATTCTCTGTGCGGGCTGAGTCACCTCCATGGCACTTCCTCCCCGGCgggaaggggagggaaaggcagaggaggTCCCCGAAACCGGGAGGCGCGGGGGGTCCGTCCCCTTCCCGGCACCACCTCCGGGAAGGATGGGTTGAGCGAGGAGGAAGAGCGCCGGGGCCGCGTCGGGTGCCGGGCAGCCCTATGATCCGGGATGACTCCCGACTCGCCCCGGCGCGGGGCTCTCTTGCAGAACGTGCTGGCCAAGGCGCTGTACGACAATGTGGCCGAGTCGCCGGACGAGCTTTCCTTCCGCAAAGGCGACATCATGACGGTGCTGGAGCGCAACACGCAGGGCCTGGACGGCTGgtggctctgctccctgcacgGCCGCCAGGGCATCGTGCCGGGGAACCGCCTCAAGATCCTGGTGGGGATGTACgacaagaagcagcagcagcagcagcagcagcaagcgGCCGGGCTGGGGCAGGGCCAGGCGCCACCAGTCCCACAGCCCACGTTGCCCTACCACCACCAAGGGGGGTACAGCCCGCTGTCGCCCGCCTCGCAGTACACCCCCATGCACCCTTCCTACGTGCCCCAAGGGGACAA
Coding sequences within:
- the LDHD gene encoding LOW QUALITY PROTEIN: probable D-lactate dehydrogenase, mitochondrial (The sequence of the model RefSeq protein was modified relative to this genomic sequence to represent the inferred CDS: inserted 1 base in 1 codon), whose translation is MRSPGHSSRPNMALRHALQLVWAVGRRGCCSQHPLPPGLLQALRSVAGDPNVSVAEAVRQQHGHDESMHRCAPPDAVVWPRDVEQLQEMVALCYQHRVPMVPFGTGTGLEGGVNAVQGGVCFDLSRMAAISELSVEDFSVAVEPGVTRKALNAHLRGTGLWFPVDPGADASLCGMAATGASGTNAVRYGTMRPNVLNLRVVLPDGSLLHTAGPGRSARKSAAGYDLTSLFVGSEGTLGFLTQATLRLHPLPEAVISAACTFPXVRDAVGCTVQVLQAAVPVARIELLDEVMAGACSRYSRLELPEVAMLFLELHGSQRGLAEQQQQAEELVQLHGGSVLSWAQAPEERERLWAARHNAWFAALALRPGCQGYSTDVCVPISRLPDVVLETQRDLQDSGLTGPMVGHVGDGNFHCILVFCADDPDEAQRVHDFTERLGRRALAAGGTCTGEHGVGLGKRALLREERGAVGLAAMPRIKDAPDTL
- the LOC100544825 gene encoding chymotrypsinogen A-like gives rise to the protein CGAEVAEAPRLSLSRRLRRACHHARHPRLQPHRQRGAGGAPGPGPGRCPLQRYGNFHFCGGSLISEEWVVTAAHCGVRTTDTVVLGEYDQETASSDVQRLGVAKVFRNPNYSALTIRNDIALIKLATPAQLNARVAPVCLPQATDDFPGGLTCVTTGWGLLNANDANTPAILQQAALPLLTNAQCKQYWGFRIYDVMVCAGADGASSCSGDSGGPLVCQKDGAWTLVGIVSWGSSTCSTSVPAVYARVTELREWIDSVLAAN
- the BCAR1 gene encoding LOW QUALITY PROTEIN: breast cancer anti-estrogen resistance protein 1 (The sequence of the model RefSeq protein was modified relative to this genomic sequence to represent the inferred CDS: inserted 1 base in 1 codon) encodes the protein LRELLEGARGAVGNAAQASDRSLYAKLSKQLQKMEEVYQALGRHSQALDACHWAPSALVAGKPGTDDLELFVMYSRGVPDDTKQLASFLHGNASLLFKRXKPVPEGNGHGPTHPSDKASSIQSRPLPSPPKLLAQESPEGPYENHESGWMEDYDYVHLQGKEEFEKTQKELLEKGNIIRQSKDQLEHQQLKQFERLEQEVTRPIDNDLSNWSPPQHYGPARGGGPLCAADRQLLLFYLEQCEANLTTLTNAIDAFFTAVSTNQPPKIFVAHSKFIILSAHKLVFIGDTLSRQAKAQDVRHKVTHYSNLLCEMLKEIVVSTKAAALHYPSPAASKDMVERVKDLANSTQQFRMVLGQLAAM
- the ZNRF1 gene encoding E3 ubiquitin-protein ligase ZNRF1 isoform X1, with translation MNVTRRFPDSLKNGNPREPVSDSQEQMWLLQAAPEEALSAAEAPWSCSCRKLCAWGLSCCCAAFPWAEPGHPCFLPAGRGAFLLLRSSTGSGENLRGFKCPICSKSVASDEMEMHFIMCLSKPRLSYNDDVLTKDAGECVICLEELLQGDTIARLPCLCIYHKSCIDSWFEVNRSCPEHPSD